One Larus michahellis chromosome 11, bLarMic1.1, whole genome shotgun sequence genomic region harbors:
- the LOC141749884 gene encoding rho GTPase-activating protein 24-like: MFEENSPSRHSTRLAHLENSQETNTAVSPALGEQEKTGHVPGDDSESFGSCGELPANPGSPRHRLAKLRLLMSRQKAEYESKIASLEQRHRELQAEIKATRSKLGQQRKRYSLTEMKVRNAERAKEDAERRNETLQKEMEEFFETFGKINRWK, translated from the exons ATGTTTGAGGAAAATTCTCCTTCAAGACATTCGACAAGGCTTGCCCACCTAGAAAACTCCCAAGAAACCAACACAGCTGTCAGTCCTGCTTTGGGGGAGCAGGAAAAGACAGGACACGTCCCAGGGGACGACAGCGAGAGCTTTGGTTCCTGCGGTGAGTTGCCAGCGAACCCAGGCTCCCCGCGGCACCGCCTGGCCAAGCTGCGGCTGCTGATGTCCCGGCAGAAGGCAGAGTACGAGTCTAAAATTGCAAg cctggagcagcgGCACAGGGAGCTGCAGGCGGAGATTAAGGCCACGCGTTCAAAACTGGGGCAGCAGCGCAAGCGGTACAGCCTCACGGAGATGAAAGTGCGGAACGCGGAGAGAGCAAAGGAAGACgcagagagaagaaatgaaacgctccaaaaagaaatggaagagttTTTCGAAACCTTCGGGAAAATTAACAGGTGGAAATAA